In Achromobacter xylosoxidans A8, a single window of DNA contains:
- a CDS encoding acyl-CoA dehydrogenase family protein, which yields MFTHEHIALQDGVRQLIGREINPYLDQWEEEQIFPAHEVFKKLGRAGFLGVNKPTEFGGMGLDYSYEIAFCEAIGSVRAGGVGMAIAVQTDMATPALARFGNDAVREQFLRPSIAGDYVACLGVSETGAGSDVASLKTTARKDGDDYVISGSKMWITNATQADWMCLLANTSDDKPHRNKSLICLPLKQENGKPVPGVTMNKIKKVGMWSSDTAQVFFDEVRVPQRYRIGEEGMGFTYQMRQFQEERLSGATRRVTALGDVINDTIDYTRQRLVFGKPLLDNQAVHFRLAELKTEVEMLRAMVYRAARVHMDGGDMTELASMAKLKAGRLCREVTDSCLQYWGGMGFTWENAVSRAWRDLRLISIGGGADEIMLTIICKHMGILPARAA from the coding sequence ATGTTTACCCATGAGCACATCGCGCTGCAGGATGGCGTACGCCAGTTGATCGGGCGGGAGATCAATCCCTACCTGGATCAATGGGAGGAAGAGCAGATATTCCCTGCCCATGAGGTCTTCAAGAAGCTGGGCCGGGCGGGCTTTCTGGGAGTGAACAAGCCCACGGAGTTCGGCGGCATGGGGCTGGATTATTCCTATGAAATCGCGTTCTGCGAGGCTATCGGCTCGGTGCGTGCCGGCGGCGTGGGCATGGCCATCGCGGTGCAGACCGACATGGCCACGCCGGCCCTGGCGCGCTTCGGCAACGACGCCGTGCGTGAACAGTTCCTGCGGCCCTCCATCGCCGGGGATTACGTGGCCTGCCTGGGCGTATCCGAAACCGGGGCAGGGTCGGACGTGGCTTCGCTGAAGACGACCGCCCGCAAGGATGGCGACGACTACGTGATCAGTGGTTCCAAGATGTGGATAACCAATGCTACCCAGGCCGACTGGATGTGTTTGCTGGCCAACACCAGCGACGACAAGCCGCACCGCAACAAGTCGCTGATCTGTCTTCCGCTGAAGCAGGAAAACGGCAAGCCGGTGCCTGGCGTCACGATGAACAAGATCAAGAAAGTGGGCATGTGGTCCTCGGACACCGCGCAGGTTTTCTTCGATGAAGTGCGCGTGCCGCAGCGCTACCGCATCGGGGAGGAAGGCATGGGCTTTACCTACCAGATGCGCCAATTCCAGGAAGAGCGCCTCAGCGGCGCGACCCGGCGCGTCACGGCCCTGGGCGATGTGATCAACGACACCATCGACTACACGCGCCAGCGCCTGGTCTTCGGTAAACCGCTGCTGGACAACCAGGCGGTGCATTTCCGGCTGGCGGAGCTGAAGACGGAAGTCGAGATGCTGCGCGCCATGGTCTATCGCGCGGCCCGCGTGCATATGGACGGCGGCGACATGACGGAGCTGGCATCAATGGCCAAACTCAAGGCGGGGCGCCTGTGCCGCGAGGTCACGGATTCGTGCCTGCAGTACTGGGGAGGCATGGGCTTTACCTGGGAAAACGCAGTGTCGCGCGCCTGGCGCGACCTGCGCCTGATTTCCATCGGCGGCGGCGCTGACGAGATCATGCTCACCATCATCTGCAAGCACATGGGCATCTTGCCCGCACGCGCGGCGTGA
- a CDS encoding cell division ATP-binding protein FtsE: MIEFQHVFKSYGRGRNILADINFRVSAGEFVFVSGPSGAGKSTLLKLIGGLEPASRGSIQVNGQRLDKLPARARPYLRRAVGVILQDTHLLFDRTAFENVMLPLAVTGHAWNSAAARARAALDKVGLSGKEDLNPIELSGGEQQRLAIARAIVNRPAILIADEPTANLDHDNAQRIMNVFRDFNRVGVTTLIASHDQDLMARYATRTLRIDPGKFADSQGAGTAQPETGAGLAGTGQPGAAPGRAYPGESA, translated from the coding sequence ATGATCGAATTCCAGCACGTATTCAAATCATATGGTCGCGGCCGCAATATCCTGGCCGACATCAACTTCCGCGTGAGCGCGGGAGAATTCGTTTTCGTATCCGGGCCGTCCGGCGCCGGCAAGTCCACTTTGCTCAAGCTGATCGGCGGGCTGGAGCCCGCCAGCCGGGGGTCGATCCAGGTCAACGGCCAGCGGCTGGACAAGCTGCCCGCCCGCGCCCGGCCGTACCTGCGCCGCGCCGTGGGCGTCATCTTGCAGGATACGCACCTGCTGTTCGACCGAACCGCGTTCGAAAACGTCATGCTGCCGCTGGCGGTCACGGGCCATGCCTGGAACTCGGCAGCGGCGCGCGCCCGCGCCGCCCTGGACAAGGTGGGGCTGTCCGGCAAGGAAGACCTCAATCCGATCGAGCTGTCCGGCGGCGAGCAGCAGCGCCTGGCGATCGCGCGGGCCATCGTGAACCGGCCCGCCATCCTGATCGCCGACGAGCCCACCGCCAACCTCGACCACGACAACGCGCAGCGCATCATGAATGTGTTCCGCGATTTCAACCGCGTCGGCGTGACCACGCTGATCGCCTCGCACGACCAGGACCTCATGGCGCGCTACGCCACCCGCACCTTGCGCATCGATCCGGGCAAGTTCGCTGATTCCCAGGGCGCCGGAACGGCCCAGCCTGAGACTGGCGCAGGACTAGCAGGCACCGGGCAGCCGGGCGCCGCGCCCGGCCGGGCCTATCCGGGAGAGTCCGCATGA
- a CDS encoding amino acid ABC transporter permease, which translates to MNTPNKSAPASAPPRRLNWNDPGVRSVVYQVLALAAVAWAVWFLVSNTLHNLSVRNIATGFGFLQREAGFAIGETPIAYSPSDTYGHAILVGLLNTLRVAVIGIVLATILGTLIGIGRLSKNWLVAKITSVYVEVMRNVPLLLQLFFWYALITENMPGPRQAHNPLPGVFISNRGLKVPGLEGNSLDWMLGGLGLAIVAIIFLGHWGKKRQEATGRVFPLGRAAIGLLIGLPIVGWLASGASLTLDMPVLKGFNFSGGLTLSPEFAALMAGLVVYTSAFIAEVVRSGIQAVNTGQWEAAGSLGLRRKQVLRLVVLPQALRVIIPPMTSQYLNLTKNSSLAVAIGYPDIVSVVNTTLNQTGQAIEGILIIMGAYLTVSLSISIFMNWYNKRIALVER; encoded by the coding sequence ATGAATACTCCCAATAAAAGCGCGCCTGCATCGGCCCCTCCCCGGCGTCTGAACTGGAACGATCCCGGCGTACGCTCCGTGGTCTACCAGGTGCTGGCGCTGGCCGCGGTGGCCTGGGCCGTGTGGTTCCTGGTTTCAAACACGCTGCACAACCTGTCCGTGCGCAATATCGCCACGGGCTTCGGCTTCCTGCAACGCGAGGCCGGCTTCGCCATCGGCGAAACGCCCATCGCCTACAGCCCCTCCGACACCTACGGCCACGCCATCCTGGTGGGCCTGCTCAACACGCTGCGCGTGGCCGTCATCGGCATCGTGCTGGCGACGATTCTCGGCACGCTGATCGGCATCGGCCGCCTGTCCAAGAACTGGCTGGTGGCCAAGATCACGTCGGTCTATGTCGAAGTGATGCGCAACGTGCCGCTGCTGCTGCAGCTGTTCTTCTGGTACGCCCTGATCACGGAAAACATGCCGGGTCCGCGCCAGGCGCACAATCCGCTGCCAGGCGTGTTCATCTCCAACCGCGGCCTGAAGGTGCCGGGGCTGGAAGGCAATTCGCTGGACTGGATGCTGGGCGGTCTGGGCCTGGCCATCGTGGCGATCATCTTCCTGGGTCACTGGGGCAAGAAACGCCAGGAGGCGACTGGCCGGGTGTTCCCGCTGGGCCGCGCCGCCATCGGTTTGCTCATCGGCCTGCCCATCGTCGGCTGGCTGGCCAGCGGGGCCTCGCTGACCTTGGACATGCCGGTGCTCAAGGGCTTCAACTTCTCGGGCGGCCTGACCTTGTCGCCGGAGTTTGCCGCCTTGATGGCGGGCCTGGTGGTCTACACCTCGGCCTTCATCGCCGAAGTGGTGCGTTCGGGCATCCAGGCGGTCAATACTGGCCAGTGGGAAGCCGCCGGTTCGCTGGGCCTGCGCCGCAAGCAGGTGCTGCGCCTGGTGGTGCTGCCGCAGGCGCTGCGCGTGATCATTCCGCCGATGACCAGCCAGTACCTGAACCTGACCAAGAACAGTTCGCTGGCCGTGGCCATCGGCTACCCCGACATCGTGTCGGTGGTGAACACCACACTGAACCAGACCGGCCAGGCCATCGAAGGCATTCTCATCATCATGGGCGCCTACCTCACGGTCAGCCTGTCGATTTCGATATTCATGAACTGGTACAACAAGCGCATCGCGCTGGTGGAGCGTTGA
- a CDS encoding amino acid ABC transporter ATP-binding protein produces MSDAIIKLQDVNKWYGQFHVLRNINLDVAPGERIVVCGPSGSGKSTMIRCINRLEEHQKGHIIVDGTELTNDLKHIETIRKDVGMVFQHFNLFPHLTVLENLTLGPMWVLKKPRAEAEATAMKYLERVRIPDQAKKFPGQLSGGQQQRVAIARSLCMSPKIMLFDEPTSALDPEMVKEVLDVMVTLAQESGMTMICVTHEMGFARKVANRVIFMDRGEIIEQNSPDEFFDHPQNERTKLFLSQILH; encoded by the coding sequence ATGTCTGATGCCATCATCAAATTGCAGGACGTGAACAAGTGGTACGGCCAGTTCCACGTGCTGCGCAATATCAACCTGGACGTCGCGCCGGGTGAACGCATCGTGGTGTGCGGGCCGTCGGGCTCGGGCAAGTCCACCATGATCCGCTGCATCAACCGCCTGGAAGAGCACCAGAAGGGCCACATCATCGTGGACGGCACGGAGCTCACCAACGACCTCAAGCACATCGAGACCATCCGCAAGGACGTCGGCATGGTGTTCCAGCACTTCAACCTGTTCCCGCACCTGACGGTGCTGGAGAACCTGACGCTGGGCCCCATGTGGGTGCTGAAGAAGCCGCGCGCCGAAGCCGAGGCCACGGCCATGAAGTACCTGGAGCGGGTGCGCATCCCGGACCAGGCCAAGAAATTTCCCGGCCAGTTGTCGGGCGGCCAGCAGCAGCGCGTGGCGATCGCGCGTTCGCTGTGCATGAGCCCCAAGATCATGCTGTTCGATGAGCCGACTTCCGCGCTGGACCCGGAAATGGTCAAGGAAGTGCTGGACGTGATGGTCACGCTGGCCCAGGAAAGCGGCATGACCATGATCTGCGTGACCCACGAAATGGGCTTCGCGCGCAAGGTCGCCAATCGCGTCATCTTCATGGACCGCGGCGAGATCATCGAGCAGAACAGCCCGGACGAGTTCTTCGACCATCCGCAGAACGAGCGGACCAAGCTGTTCCTGAGCCAGATCCTGCACTGA
- a CDS encoding acyl-CoA carboxylase subunit beta, whose product MADLESRLDRQSPAYQRNREQMLALLSELAQLEQRAADRSAQAAPAFRKRGKLLPRERLAALIDPGSPFLELMKLAGYCGIEDPDPATSVPGAAIIAGVGVVCGVRCMIVINDAGISAGAMQAMTAQKVMRCQEIALANRLPFIQLVESAGGNLKKYRAERFVHGGGMFYNLAKLSAAGIPVVSLVHGSSTAGGAYLPGLSDYVVMVRNQAHAFLAGPALLQAATGEIATEEELGGAAMHAAVSGLADYVAENDREAILQVRDIVSAFGWAERESTEAGAPPLHDIQDLLGIMPADYRMPVDMREVIARLVDGSEFHEFKRDYGVATVCGYAALCGTPIGLLTNNGPLDTAGSTKAAQFIQLCSQLGRPIVFLQNITGFVVGRAHEEAGMIKHGAKLIQALSNADVPRLTILCGASFGAGNYGMCGRAFKPDFLFSWPNARTAVMGGEQAAMTMRRVAENSARRAGTEPDHAGLEAESQEIVRTFELQSSAVHTSSLLLDDGVIDPRTTREVLEVALAACTRSAKRDLHPIQFGVARF is encoded by the coding sequence ATGGCCGATCTGGAATCCCGCCTCGACAGGCAATCTCCCGCCTATCAGCGCAACCGCGAACAGATGCTGGCGCTGCTTTCGGAGTTGGCGCAGCTGGAGCAGCGGGCGGCGGACCGGTCGGCCCAGGCGGCGCCCGCATTCCGCAAGCGCGGCAAGCTGCTGCCGCGGGAGCGCCTGGCGGCGTTGATCGACCCTGGCAGCCCGTTCCTGGAATTGATGAAGCTGGCCGGCTATTGCGGCATCGAGGATCCGGATCCCGCCACCAGCGTGCCCGGCGCCGCCATCATCGCGGGCGTGGGGGTAGTGTGCGGCGTGCGCTGCATGATCGTTATCAATGACGCCGGCATCAGCGCGGGCGCCATGCAGGCCATGACGGCCCAGAAGGTCATGCGCTGCCAGGAGATCGCGCTGGCCAATCGCCTGCCTTTCATCCAGCTGGTGGAGAGCGCGGGCGGGAATCTGAAAAAGTACCGGGCGGAACGCTTCGTCCATGGCGGCGGCATGTTCTACAACCTGGCGAAACTATCCGCGGCGGGAATCCCAGTGGTCTCCCTGGTGCATGGATCGTCCACCGCGGGCGGGGCGTATCTGCCGGGTCTTTCCGACTACGTCGTGATGGTGCGCAATCAGGCGCATGCCTTCCTTGCCGGTCCGGCCCTGTTGCAAGCCGCCACGGGAGAGATCGCGACCGAAGAGGAACTGGGCGGGGCGGCGATGCATGCGGCGGTATCGGGGCTTGCCGATTACGTTGCCGAAAACGACCGCGAGGCCATCCTGCAGGTGCGCGACATCGTGAGCGCCTTCGGTTGGGCCGAGCGAGAAAGCACGGAAGCCGGCGCGCCGCCGCTGCACGACATCCAGGATCTGCTGGGCATCATGCCAGCCGACTACCGGATGCCGGTGGACATGCGGGAGGTCATTGCGCGGCTGGTCGATGGATCCGAGTTCCACGAATTCAAGCGTGACTACGGCGTGGCCACGGTTTGCGGCTATGCGGCGCTGTGCGGCACGCCAATAGGCTTGCTCACCAACAATGGCCCTCTCGATACCGCAGGCTCGACCAAGGCCGCGCAGTTCATCCAGCTCTGTTCGCAACTGGGGCGGCCCATCGTGTTCCTGCAAAACATCACGGGCTTCGTGGTGGGCCGGGCGCACGAGGAGGCCGGGATGATCAAGCATGGCGCCAAGCTCATCCAGGCGCTGTCCAACGCTGACGTGCCGCGCCTGACCATCCTGTGCGGCGCGTCCTTCGGCGCCGGCAACTACGGCATGTGCGGCCGCGCGTTCAAGCCGGACTTCCTGTTTTCATGGCCGAACGCCAGGACCGCCGTGATGGGGGGCGAGCAGGCCGCCATGACCATGCGGCGCGTTGCGGAAAACAGCGCCAGGCGGGCGGGTACCGAACCAGATCACGCCGGCCTGGAGGCGGAAAGCCAGGAAATCGTGCGGACATTCGAGTTGCAGTCTTCCGCCGTGCATACCAGCAGCCTGCTGCTGGATGACGGCGTGATAGACCCGCGCACCACCCGGGAAGTGCTGGAAGTAGCGCTGGCCGCATGCACGCGGTCGGCAAAACGCGACCTTCATCCGATCCAGTTCGGCGTCGCAAGATTCTAA
- the cheD gene encoding chemoreceptor glutamine deamidase CheD — MAARLEARATRHYFDSAFQCQAVKVLPNEYYVTNEDLMISTVLGSCVAACIHDPITGVGGMNHFMLPEGDMQSPASATMRYGAFAMEVLINELLKAGAVRDRLEAKVFGGGAVLSAMQQMNIGERNGQFVLSYLKTEGIPVKAQDLGDVHARRINYFPRDGRVMVRKMAPHHQRAEEIIAKREQAAAQSVQAKTESPQRVERFTRPGVERFDRPARPGVERFDRPVRPGVERFDTALTRRRRAETAGD, encoded by the coding sequence ATGGCCGCCCGTCTTGAAGCCCGTGCGACGCGCCACTATTTCGACAGCGCGTTCCAGTGTCAGGCGGTGAAAGTACTGCCCAACGAGTACTACGTCACCAACGAAGACCTGATGATCTCGACCGTCCTGGGGTCTTGCGTCGCCGCCTGTATCCATGACCCGATCACGGGCGTGGGCGGCATGAACCATTTCATGTTGCCGGAAGGCGACATGCAGTCGCCCGCCTCGGCCACCATGCGTTACGGCGCCTTCGCCATGGAAGTGCTGATCAACGAACTGCTGAAGGCCGGCGCAGTGCGCGACCGGCTCGAAGCCAAGGTGTTCGGCGGCGGCGCCGTGCTGTCCGCCATGCAGCAGATGAACATCGGCGAACGCAACGGCCAGTTCGTGCTGAGCTATCTCAAGACCGAAGGCATTCCCGTCAAGGCGCAGGACCTGGGCGACGTGCACGCGCGCCGCATCAACTACTTCCCGCGCGACGGCCGGGTGATGGTCCGCAAGATGGCGCCGCACCACCAGCGCGCCGAGGAAATCATCGCCAAGCGCGAACAGGCGGCCGCCCAGAGCGTGCAGGCCAAGACCGAAAGCCCGCAGCGCGTCGAGCGCTTCACCCGGCCCGGCGTGGAGCGTTTCGACCGCCCGGCCCGGCCCGGCGTCGAACGCTTCGACCGTCCAGTCCGCCCCGGCGTGGAACGCTTCGACACCGCGCTGACGCGCCGGCGCCGCGCCGAGACCGCCGGCGACTGA
- the thpR gene encoding RNA 2',3'-cyclic phosphodiesterase, with amino-acid sequence MSTVRLFFALWPAPSLAAQLAAWAEQARPGCGGRAMRTETLHLTLAFLGPVDAALADELAAATPERRLAPEDMTLDRYGVFGRQRILWAGPGDTPAGLQAAHDELWSWLSGFGLVAPPQPFRPHVTLLRNIEHVSPPAETPAPLPWRYDRMVLVASESQSGGSRYRIVAQSRPQNA; translated from the coding sequence ATGTCCACCGTCCGCCTGTTCTTCGCCCTGTGGCCTGCCCCCTCGCTGGCCGCCCAGCTCGCGGCCTGGGCAGAGCAGGCTCGGCCCGGTTGCGGCGGACGCGCCATGCGCACGGAAACCCTGCACCTGACCCTGGCGTTCCTGGGACCCGTGGACGCGGCGCTCGCCGACGAGCTGGCGGCAGCCACGCCCGAACGGCGTCTCGCGCCCGAGGACATGACCCTGGACCGCTACGGCGTCTTCGGCCGCCAGCGCATCCTCTGGGCCGGCCCTGGCGACACGCCCGCGGGCCTGCAGGCTGCCCACGATGAACTCTGGTCTTGGCTGTCGGGCTTCGGCCTGGTCGCGCCGCCCCAGCCCTTCCGCCCGCACGTCACCCTGCTGCGCAACATCGAACACGTCAGCCCGCCCGCCGAAACGCCCGCTCCCCTGCCCTGGCGCTACGACCGCATGGTGCTGGTGGCATCGGAATCGCAATCGGGCGGCAGCCGCTACCGCATCGTGGCGCAGTCGCGGCCGCAGAACGCCTGA
- a CDS encoding cell division protein FtsX: MNAWLRQHRYALLVTLRRLIKQPFSSLANLLVMALALALPLLGSAILVSVQPVARQMSVTPEVTVFMRVDAPSGAAADVAKRIQDEYKDDIRAVRVVGREDALADLRANPAWQQALAVLPGNPLPDAVVVTLADGDNLAGRADKLAASWKQWNHVDLVQLDSAWVQRLEAILRFARIGLGFLAACVAVVVLATVFNTVRMQALSQREEIGVARLVGATESFVRRPFLYLGALSGAVASLLAIGVAAVALSPLNDALVGLARSYGAEFALHLPGPAVLIGAVIASAALGALSARWSVTRSTRF, encoded by the coding sequence ATGAACGCCTGGCTGCGGCAACACCGCTACGCGCTCCTGGTCACCCTGCGCCGCCTGATCAAGCAACCGTTCTCGTCCCTGGCCAACCTGCTGGTCATGGCCCTGGCCCTGGCTTTGCCGCTGCTAGGCAGCGCCATCCTGGTCTCGGTCCAGCCGGTGGCGCGCCAGATGTCGGTCACCCCCGAAGTCACCGTCTTCATGCGCGTGGATGCCCCCTCGGGCGCCGCCGCGGACGTGGCCAAGCGCATCCAGGACGAATACAAGGACGATATCCGCGCCGTGCGCGTGGTGGGCCGCGAGGACGCCCTGGCGGATCTGCGCGCCAACCCGGCGTGGCAGCAGGCGCTGGCCGTGCTGCCGGGCAACCCGCTGCCGGACGCGGTGGTGGTGACGCTGGCCGACGGCGACAACTTGGCCGGCCGGGCCGACAAGCTGGCGGCGTCCTGGAAGCAATGGAACCATGTCGACCTGGTGCAGCTGGACAGCGCCTGGGTGCAGCGCCTGGAGGCCATCCTGCGCTTTGCCCGCATCGGCTTGGGCTTCCTGGCCGCCTGCGTGGCGGTAGTGGTGCTGGCGACCGTCTTCAACACCGTGCGCATGCAGGCGCTTTCGCAACGCGAGGAAATCGGCGTGGCCCGGCTGGTGGGCGCCACGGAATCCTTCGTCCGGCGCCCCTTCCTGTACCTGGGTGCGCTGTCCGGCGCGGTGGCTTCGCTGCTGGCCATAGGCGTGGCGGCGGTCGCGCTGTCGCCGCTGAACGACGCCCTGGTCGGACTGGCCCGCAGTTACGGAGCCGAGTTCGCCTTGCACCTGCCCGGGCCGGCCGTGCTGATCGGCGCGGTGATCGCCTCGGCCGCCCTGGGCGCCCTGTCGGCGCGCTGGTCGGTCACCCGCAGCACGCGCTTCTGA
- a CDS encoding amino acid ABC transporter permease, which yields MSSTTHIPAEGLPPPSTHVGFWAWLKSRLFSSPLNILITVLLAWFLLMAVPALVEWAFIKANFSATNAQECRASGGACWAFIIEKHRLILFGTYPFDEQWRPLIATVILVAVIVCSGIRRFWNWKLAVIWTVGLTAVALLMWGGVFGLSYVENARWGGLPLTLILSTFGIAFAFPIGVLLALGRRSKMPAIKALCVVYIELIRGVPLISLLFMSSVMLPLFLPEGFSIDKLLRAQIAIIMFAAAYIAETVRGGLQAIPKGQYEGADSLGLNYWQQMRKIILPQALKIVIPPLVSIFIALFKDTSLVVIIGIFDLTLAAKAALSDAAWRGFGVEAYLFISLIYFVFCFSMSKYSQALEKRLATGHAR from the coding sequence ATGAGCAGCACTACGCATATCCCCGCCGAAGGGCTGCCGCCACCCAGCACCCATGTGGGTTTCTGGGCATGGCTCAAGTCGCGCCTGTTTTCGTCGCCGCTGAACATCCTCATCACGGTGTTGCTGGCCTGGTTCCTGCTGATGGCGGTGCCGGCGCTGGTGGAGTGGGCCTTCATCAAGGCGAACTTCTCCGCGACCAACGCGCAGGAGTGCCGCGCTTCCGGCGGCGCCTGCTGGGCGTTCATCATCGAGAAGCACCGGCTGATCCTGTTCGGCACCTATCCGTTCGACGAGCAATGGCGTCCGCTGATCGCAACCGTCATCCTGGTGGCGGTGATCGTCTGCAGCGGCATCCGCCGCTTCTGGAACTGGAAGCTTGCTGTCATCTGGACCGTGGGCCTGACGGCCGTGGCGCTCCTGATGTGGGGCGGCGTGTTCGGCCTGTCCTACGTGGAAAATGCACGCTGGGGCGGCCTGCCGCTGACGCTGATTTTGTCCACGTTCGGCATCGCCTTCGCCTTCCCCATCGGCGTGCTGCTGGCCTTGGGCCGGCGCTCCAAGATGCCGGCCATCAAGGCGCTGTGCGTCGTGTACATCGAGCTGATCCGCGGCGTGCCGCTGATCAGCCTGCTGTTCATGTCCTCGGTGATGCTGCCGCTGTTCCTGCCGGAAGGCTTCTCCATCGACAAGCTGCTGCGGGCGCAGATCGCGATCATCATGTTCGCGGCGGCGTACATCGCCGAAACCGTGCGCGGCGGCCTGCAGGCGATCCCCAAGGGCCAGTACGAGGGCGCGGATTCGCTGGGCCTGAACTACTGGCAGCAGATGCGCAAGATCATCCTGCCGCAGGCGCTGAAGATCGTCATTCCTCCGCTGGTCAGCATCTTCATCGCGCTGTTCAAGGACACCTCGCTGGTGGTGATCATCGGCATCTTCGACCTGACGCTGGCGGCCAAGGCGGCTTTGTCCGACGCGGCATGGCGCGGATTCGGGGTGGAGGCGTACCTGTTCATTTCGCTCATCTACTTCGTCTTCTGCTTCTCCATGTCCAAGTACAGCCAGGCGCTGGAAAAACGCCTGGCCACGGGACACGCACGCTAG
- a CDS encoding 5'-3'-deoxyribonucleotidase has product MIILLDQDGVLADFEHAFIDAWRARHPDIPPVAFENRKSFYIRQDYAPELRSMAEAIYTAPGFIRDLPPVPGALDAVKELLALGMDVRICSSPLSQFENCVAEKYLWVEKHLGRDATNRLILTKDKTLVHGHLLIDDKPLIEGAVKPRWKHILFDAPYNREVSDRPRITWQNWRNVLAGELYTADE; this is encoded by the coding sequence ATGATCATCCTGCTGGACCAAGACGGCGTGCTCGCCGATTTCGAACACGCCTTCATCGACGCCTGGCGCGCGCGCCATCCGGACATCCCGCCCGTGGCGTTCGAGAACCGCAAGTCCTTCTACATCCGCCAGGATTACGCCCCCGAGCTGCGCAGCATGGCCGAAGCCATCTACACGGCGCCCGGCTTCATCCGCGACCTGCCGCCGGTACCCGGCGCGCTGGACGCCGTGAAGGAACTGCTGGCGCTGGGCATGGACGTGCGCATCTGCTCCTCGCCCCTGTCACAGTTCGAGAACTGCGTGGCGGAAAAATACCTGTGGGTGGAAAAGCACCTGGGACGCGACGCCACCAACCGGCTGATCCTGACCAAGGACAAGACCCTGGTGCATGGCCATCTGCTGATCGACGACAAGCCGCTGATCGAAGGCGCGGTGAAGCCTCGCTGGAAGCACATCCTGTTCGACGCCCCCTACAACCGCGAGGTGTCGGACCGCCCCCGCATCACCTGGCAGAACTGGCGCAACGTGCTGGCCGGAGAGCTATATACGGCAGATGAGTGA
- a CDS encoding amino acid ABC transporter substrate-binding protein — protein MKVLKLAAVGAALFAASAAANAGATFDNVKKKGFVQCGVSTGIPGFSIADSKGEYKGIDVDLCRAIASTMFGDATKVKFTPLNTQQRFTALQSGEVDVLTRNTTVTLTRDTTLGLIGVGVNYYDSQGVMVSKDLNVKSAKELNGATICVQPGTTTELNLADWFRGQKIEFKPVVIDKYDEIIRAFSAGRCDAFTTDKSQLASTRTTLENPDKFVILPEDFSKEPLGPMVRQGDEQWFNIVRWSLNAMLEAEEYGITKANVDEMAKSPNPNIQRILGVTPGMGKNLGVDDKWAYNIIKNVGNYGESFENTLGKSSAMKLERGLNASYKNGGLMYGWPVR, from the coding sequence ATGAAAGTACTGAAACTCGCTGCTGTCGGCGCCGCCCTGTTTGCTGCATCCGCGGCCGCCAATGCGGGCGCAACCTTCGATAACGTCAAGAAAAAAGGGTTTGTCCAGTGCGGGGTTTCGACGGGCATTCCGGGGTTCTCCATCGCTGACAGCAAGGGCGAATACAAGGGCATCGACGTCGACCTGTGCCGCGCCATCGCCTCGACCATGTTCGGCGACGCCACCAAGGTCAAATTCACTCCGCTGAACACGCAGCAGCGCTTCACCGCCCTGCAATCCGGCGAAGTGGACGTCCTCACCCGCAACACCACCGTCACGCTGACGCGCGACACGACGCTGGGCCTGATCGGCGTGGGCGTGAACTACTACGACAGCCAGGGCGTCATGGTCTCCAAGGACCTGAACGTCAAGAGCGCCAAGGAACTGAACGGCGCCACCATCTGCGTGCAGCCCGGCACCACCACCGAACTGAACCTGGCCGACTGGTTCCGCGGCCAGAAGATCGAATTCAAGCCTGTCGTGATCGACAAGTACGACGAAATCATCCGCGCCTTCTCGGCCGGCCGCTGCGACGCCTTCACCACCGACAAGTCGCAACTGGCTTCCACCCGCACCACGCTCGAGAACCCGGACAAGTTCGTCATCCTGCCGGAAGACTTCTCCAAGGAGCCGCTGGGCCCCATGGTGCGCCAGGGCGACGAGCAATGGTTCAACATCGTGCGCTGGTCGCTCAACGCCATGCTCGAAGCCGAGGAATACGGCATCACCAAGGCCAACGTCGACGAAATGGCGAAGAGCCCCAACCCCAACATCCAGCGCATCCTGGGCGTGACCCCGGGCATGGGCAAGAACCTGGGCGTGGATGACAAGTGGGCCTACAACATCATCAAGAACGTGGGCAACTACGGTGAAAGCTTCGAAAACACGCTGGGCAAGAGCAGCGCAATGAAGCTGGAACGCGGTTTGAACGCTTCCTACAAGAATGGTGGCTTGATGTACGGCTGGCCGGTGCGCTAA